A genomic window from Prunus persica cultivar Lovell chromosome G2, Prunus_persica_NCBIv2, whole genome shotgun sequence includes:
- the LOC18786839 gene encoding probable inorganic phosphate transporter 1-5, which produces MARDQQAVVLNALDVAKTQWYHFTAIVIAGMGFFTDAYDIFSISFITKLLGRVYYTEQGAKKPGTLPPNVSAAVSSVALCGTLAGQLCFGWLGDKLGRKKVYGITLMLMVISSIASGLSFGSTPNGAMATLCFFRFWLGFGIGGDYPLSATIMSEYANKKTRGAFIAAVFAMQGFGILTAGIVSIIVSSAFDHAYKAPPYSVDPKASLVPQADYVWRIILMFGALPAALTYYWRSKMPETARYTALVENNAKQAAVDMSKVLQVNLESEEGNVEEKVIEQQHPDKASFGLFTKEFAHRHGLHLLGTTTTWFLLDIAYYSQNLFQKDIFSAIGWIPAAETMNAIEELYTIARAQTLIALCSLVPGYWFTVAFIDHIGRFPIQLMGFFFMTVFMFALAIPYHHWTLKPNRIGFVVLYSLTFFFSNFGPNATTFVVPAEIFPARLRSTCHGISAAAGKAGAIVGGFGFLYAAQSTNPAKTDPGYPPGIGMKNSLIMLGTINFFGMLFTLLLPESKGKTLEELSGENEE; this is translated from the coding sequence ATGGCTAGAGATCAACAAGCGGTAGTGCTTAATGCACTTGATGTTGCCAAGACCCAGTGGTACCATTTCACAGCAATTGTCATTGCCGGAATGGGATTTTTCACAGATGCCTATGATATCTTCTCCATCTCCTTCATCACCAAACTCCTTGGTCGTGTATACTATACTGAGCAAGGTGCGAAAAAGCCTGGCACGTTGCCTCCCAATGTGTCTGCAGCCGTTAGCAGTGTTGCCCTATGCGGCACTTTAGCCGGACAACTCTGCTTTGGCTGGCTTGGTGATAAATTAGGCCGAAAGAAAGTTTATGGTATAACTCTCATGCTAATGGTGATCAGCTCCATTGCCTCAGGGCTCTCTTTTGGATCCACACCAAATGGTGCAATGGCAACGCTTTGTTTCTTTCGATTTTGGCTTGGTTTCGGCATTGGCGGTGACTATCCCCTTTCAGCTACAATCATGTCTGAGTATGCTAACAAAAAGACTCGTGGGGCTTTCATAGCGGCTGTTTTTGCCATGCAAGGATTTGGAATTTTGACAGCTGGGATTGTTTCTATAATTGTTTCAAGCGCATTTGATCATGCATACAAGGCTCCTCCTTACTCAGTTGATCCAAAAGCTTCTCTTGTTCCTCAAGCTGATTACGTTTGGCGCATCATTTTGATGTTTGGAGCCCTCCCTGCTGCTCTTACTTACTACTGGCGAAGTAAAATGCCTGAGACAGCTAGGTACACTGCCCTTGTTGAAAACAATGCAAAACAGGCAGCAGTAGACATGTCTAAAGTGTTACAAGTTAATCTTGAATCCGAAGAGGGCAACGTCGAGGAGAAAGTGATCGAGCAACAACATCCAGACAAAGCATCGTTTGGCTTGTTCACCAAGGAATTTGCACATCGGCACGGACTTCACTTGCTTGGTACCACCACTACTTGGTTCTTACTTGACATTGCCTACTACAGCCAAAATCTTTTCCAAAAGGATATATTCAGTGCAATTGGGTGGATTCCAGCAGCAGAAACCATGAACGCCATTGAAGAGCTCTATACAATTGCAAGGGCACAAACACTTATAGCGTTGTGCAGTCTTGTTCCGGGTTACTGGTTCACAGTGGCATTCATCGATCATATTGGAAGGTTTCCAATCCAATTAATGGGTTTCTTTTTCATGACAGTATTCATGTTTGCCCTTGCAATTCCTTACCATCATTGGACATTGAAGCCTAACAGAATTGGGTTTGTGGTATTGTActcactcacatttttcttctccaatttTGGACCCAATGCCACCACCTTTGTTGTGCCAGCAGAAATCTTCCCTGCAAGGCTGAGGTCTACTTGTCACGGAATATCAGCGGCTGCAGGTAAGGCTGGAGCTATAGTAGGTGGCTTCGGGTTCTTATACGCTGCACAAAGCACAAACCCGGCAAAAACGGACCCTGGATACCCACCAGGTATTGGTATGAAGAATTCTCTAATTATGCTTGGCACCATCAACTTCTTCGGCATGTTGTTTACTCTGTTATTGCCTGAATCAAAGGGAAAAACACTGGAGGAGTTGAGTGGTGAGAATGAGGAGTGA